Proteins from a single region of Bacteroidia bacterium:
- a CDS encoding response regulator transcription factor, with amino-acid sequence MTPRILLAEDEEHLLKAIKLNLELEGYSVTACSNGIRTLEAYRAAYWDLIILDVMLPGADGFEICQTIRLTNKDVPILFLTARSGGSERIQGLRIGADDYLTKPFELEELLLRVQKLLRRSATFISPPGTVFRFSGNEINFQSYMIRGVNGDTLELSKREIHLLQLLIERKGEVVSREEILRIVWGVEVYPSTRTIDNYIVNFRKYFENNPRRPAHFHSIRGVGYKFTE; translated from the coding sequence ATGACCCCAAGGATTCTCCTGGCCGAAGACGAAGAGCATCTTCTGAAGGCAATAAAACTCAATCTTGAGTTGGAGGGCTATTCTGTTACGGCCTGCAGCAACGGCATACGAACGCTGGAAGCATACCGCGCGGCTTACTGGGATCTGATCATACTTGATGTAATGCTCCCCGGCGCTGATGGATTTGAGATTTGTCAGACGATCCGGCTCACAAATAAAGATGTTCCCATTCTGTTTCTAACCGCCAGAAGCGGTGGCTCGGAGCGCATACAGGGCCTCCGGATCGGCGCAGACGATTATCTTACCAAACCTTTTGAGCTGGAGGAGCTATTGCTCAGGGTCCAGAAGCTTCTGCGACGCTCGGCTACATTTATCTCTCCTCCGGGTACCGTATTCCGGTTTTCCGGGAATGAGATAAACTTTCAGTCGTACATGATCAGGGGAGTAAACGGCGATACCTTGGAACTCTCGAAACGGGAAATCCATTTGCTGCAGCTTCTGATCGAACGGAAGGGGGAGGTGGTTTCCCGGGAAGAAATTCTTCGAATTGTTTGGGGCGTTGAAGTATATCCCAGCACACGTACGATCGACAATTATATTGTGAACTTCCGAAAATATTTTGAAAACAACCCCAGAAGACCGGCGCATTTTCATTCCATCCGCGGGGTGGGCTATAAGTTCACAGAATGA
- a CDS encoding lactoylglutathione lyase, whose amino-acid sequence MDHILLFQTVLYVSDQEASCIFYRNIFRKEPELHVPGMTEFRISKNCKLGLMPNRGIAKILNGKTPDPGSGNGIPRCELYLHVTDIEAEFNNALRSGAGLISPILLRDWGHSACYFSDPDGHIIAFASAIERKWL is encoded by the coding sequence ATGGATCACATTCTCCTGTTCCAAACGGTTTTATATGTTAGTGATCAGGAAGCCAGTTGCATATTTTACCGAAATATTTTTCGTAAGGAGCCGGAACTTCATGTACCCGGGATGACAGAATTCCGGATTTCCAAGAACTGTAAATTAGGATTGATGCCCAACCGGGGTATCGCTAAAATACTTAACGGAAAAACACCTGATCCCGGATCCGGCAATGGAATTCCCCGCTGTGAACTTTATCTGCATGTAACCGACATAGAAGCCGAATTTAACAATGCCCTACGCAGCGGGGCAGGATTAATCAGCCCCATACTGCTCAGAGACTGGGGTCACAGCGCATGTTATTTTTCGGACCCGGACGGACATATAATTGCCTTTGCCTCTGCAATTGAAAGGAAATGGTTGTAG
- a CDS encoding MBOAT family protein → MIFNSIDFAWFLPLAFLVYRLIPDKSIRNRNLWILCVSLFFYGWWDWRFVSLLLLSIMVDFRMAQLIADRPAQSKVFLWTSVILNLGILVFFKYSNFFITSFSQSFSFLGIPFECSSLNIVLPVGVSFYTFQTLGYVLDVYRGKIAPSRDVLSFGAFVSFFPQLVAGPIERAAHLLPQFQKEHDFNKVEAHHALRQMLWGFFKKLVIADNCAMLADSAFNDPGASSMQLLLGAMFFSFQIYGDFSGYSDIALGTARLFGFRLMRNFDNPYFSRDVAEFWRRWHISLSTWFRDQVYIPLGGSKNGKWGTVRNVLLVFIISGFWHGANWTFIFWGLLHALFFLPLLMLGKNRLHTDIPARGRTLPGLREGSRMLFTFFLVTLAWIFFRAESLTGAFSYLSGIFSLSGSFTEAFTGKSLLALGWILVMMVVEWTGREEEYAIAAMARWKSTALRFGCYYLFLLVLVWFGGKAQTFIYFQF, encoded by the coding sequence ATGATCTTCAATTCAATTGACTTTGCCTGGTTCCTTCCGCTGGCTTTTCTTGTTTATCGCCTGATCCCGGACAAAAGCATTCGTAACCGGAATCTCTGGATTCTGTGTGTTAGTTTATTCTTCTACGGTTGGTGGGACTGGCGTTTTGTTTCATTGCTCCTCTTGAGCATTATGGTCGATTTCCGCATGGCACAGCTCATTGCAGACCGCCCTGCGCAAAGCAAAGTTTTTCTGTGGACCAGTGTCATTCTTAATCTGGGCATATTGGTTTTTTTCAAATACAGTAATTTTTTTATTACTTCTTTCAGTCAAAGTTTTTCCTTTCTCGGGATTCCCTTTGAATGCAGCAGCCTCAATATTGTTCTTCCGGTGGGCGTCAGTTTTTATACTTTTCAGACGCTGGGTTATGTTTTGGATGTGTACCGCGGAAAAATTGCCCCTTCACGGGACGTGCTTTCTTTCGGTGCTTTTGTTAGTTTTTTCCCACAACTGGTTGCTGGCCCCATTGAACGCGCGGCCCATCTGCTTCCCCAATTTCAAAAGGAACATGATTTTAATAAGGTGGAGGCACATCACGCATTACGGCAAATGCTTTGGGGATTCTTTAAAAAACTGGTTATCGCCGACAATTGTGCTATGCTGGCGGATAGTGCTTTTAATGACCCTGGGGCTTCTTCTATGCAGCTTCTGTTAGGGGCCATGTTCTTTAGTTTTCAGATCTATGGTGATTTTTCGGGGTACTCTGATATTGCTCTGGGTACGGCACGTTTGTTTGGGTTTCGTTTGATGAGAAATTTTGATAACCCGTATTTTTCCAGAGATGTGGCTGAATTCTGGAGACGCTGGCATATTTCACTATCAACCTGGTTTCGCGATCAGGTCTATATTCCCCTTGGTGGAAGTAAAAACGGTAAGTGGGGAACGGTACGAAACGTCTTGCTTGTATTTATTATAAGCGGGTTTTGGCATGGTGCAAACTGGACATTCATATTTTGGGGGCTGCTGCACGCTCTATTCTTTCTTCCCCTCTTGATGCTCGGGAAAAACAGATTACATACGGATATTCCTGCACGTGGCCGTACGTTGCCCGGGCTGAGAGAAGGGAGCAGAATGCTGTTTACTTTTTTTCTTGTTACGCTCGCATGGATATTTTTCAGGGCAGAGAGTCTTACGGGAGCTTTCAGCTACCTGTCCGGTATATTTTCGCTCAGTGGTTCGTTTACGGAAGCCTTCACGGGGAAGTCCCTACTTGCGTTAGGATGGATACTTGTAATGATGGTAGTGGAATGGACGGGAAGGGAAGAAGAATATGCGATTGCTGCTATGGCGCGATGGAAAAGCACGGCCCTTCGCTTTGGATGCTATTACCTTTTTCTCCTTGTACTGGTCTGGTTCGGAGGGAAAGCGCAAACATTTATATATTTTCAGTTTTAA